One window from the genome of Cryptomeria japonica chromosome 6, Sugi_1.0, whole genome shotgun sequence encodes:
- the LOC131079835 gene encoding PLAT domain-containing protein 3 → MIITMASKATAIRSALFLAVAAIAAHGSDNTCVYSVYIRTGSIFKAGTDSNISLAVGDTKGGEVVISDLVSWGGLMGQNYDYFEMGNLDIFSGRGPCLKGPICSLDLLSDGTGPHHGWYCNYVEVTSTGPHISCDQQNFPVNQWLATDAPPYQLSFSANRCNYSSAAAAEIM, encoded by the exons ATGATCATCACAATGGCCTCCAAAGCCACAGCTATACGCTCTGCATTGTTTCTCGCAGTGGCCGCCATTGCAGCACACGGATCTGATAAT ACCTGCGTTTACAGTGTGTACATCCGCACAGGGAGCATCTTCAAGGCCGGTACTGACTCCAACATAAGCCTGGCGGTGGGCGATACGAAGGGCGGTGAGGTTGTGATAAGCGATTTGGTCTCATGGGGCGGTCTCATGGGGCAGAACTATGACTACTTCGAGATGGGAAATCTGGACATTTTCAGCGGGCGGGGACCTTGCCTTAAGGGCCCGATCTGCAGTCTTGATCTCCTCTCAGACGGCACGGGCCCACACCATGGATGGTACTGTAACTACGTGGAGGTTACCTCAACTGGGCCCCACATATCCTGTGACCAGCAAAATTTCCCTGTTAACCAGTGGCTCGCCACCGATGCGCCGCCATATCAGCTCTCCTTTTCTGCTAATCGCTGTAATTATTCTTCCGCCGCTGCTGCTGAGATCATGTGA